A portion of the Candidatus Taylorbacteria bacterium genome contains these proteins:
- a CDS encoding class I SAM-dependent methyltransferase, with the protein MNKQTDWDRYYNKPYKTASFTRKITGRVLLKTVKRFYTSDTLSIIELGGGNSCFCDLLMEKFNVERYDIVDSNQLSINLARNKSDRIHAHLDNVLTIKPESLGKADLVYSVGLIEHFSIENTKKAIETHFALVKDGGLVMITFPTPTFLYKTIRYFAELFRMWIFHDERPLQFDEVAETCIKNGEIVYRKIIWPILLTQYIVVVRKSNNRGQNAVSTADKKSGVISEI; encoded by the coding sequence ATGAATAAACAAACTGATTGGGACCGATATTATAATAAGCCTTATAAGACAGCATCGTTTACCCGAAAAATAACGGGGAGAGTTCTGCTAAAAACCGTAAAACGGTTCTATACATCCGATACGCTCTCAATCATTGAACTCGGCGGAGGCAATAGCTGTTTTTGTGATTTGCTTATGGAGAAATTCAATGTAGAGCGATACGATATCGTTGACAGCAATCAATTGAGCATCAATTTGGCTAGAAATAAATCTGACAGAATTCATGCTCATCTCGACAATGTACTGACAATAAAACCAGAATCGCTTGGTAAAGCTGACCTAGTATACAGTGTCGGGCTTATTGAGCATTTTTCGATCGAGAATACAAAAAAAGCCATCGAGACACATTTTGCCCTGGTAAAAGATGGCGGACTTGTGATGATAACTTTTCCCACGCCGACTTTTCTCTATAAAACAATCAGATATTTCGCGGAATTATTCCGCATGTGGATTTTCCATGACGAAAGACCACTTCAGTTCGACGAAGTCGCGGAAACCTGCATAAAAAATGGAGAAATAGTATACCGCAAAATTATCTGGCCCATTCTTTTGACACAATATATAGTGGTCGTTAGAAAATCAAATAACAGAGGTCAAAATGCGGTATCAACTGCCGACAAAAAGAGCGGCGTCATCAGCGAAATATAA
- a CDS encoding bifunctional glycosyltransferase family 2/GtrA family protein: MNISVLIPAYKPDARLVSFVKSLANRPFKNIVIIDDGSGVAFEQIFEELKKVSKTVVVNHEKNQGKGAALKTGFDYIYSHLPKCAGIVTADADGQHREDDIMTVASTHEKQPDSFILGARTFTSGVPLRSRIGNSSTRLLFKHFFKLNISDTQTGLRVIPRAFVPALLKIPYNRYEYEAEMLLVGSQNKLNILEVPIETVYEDNNSSSHFNPLIDSMKIYFILFRYVITSIVTALVDYVIFIQVYPFTKNVFTATFISRFFALFINYLLLRNYVFHSRQSANGTFPKYVMLVIVSGMASSLLIEYIVGIIGASILFAKIVAELLIYGFNFLAQKTIVFKSNIHE; encoded by the coding sequence ATGAATATAAGCGTACTCATTCCCGCATACAAGCCCGACGCAAGACTCGTTTCATTCGTCAAAAGTCTTGCGAATCGGCCTTTCAAAAATATTGTCATCATCGATGATGGGAGCGGAGTGGCATTTGAGCAAATCTTCGAGGAGTTGAAAAAGGTGTCCAAGACCGTCGTGGTAAATCACGAAAAAAACCAGGGCAAGGGGGCGGCACTGAAGACGGGGTTTGATTATATTTATTCACACTTGCCCAAATGCGCAGGCATCGTCACCGCCGATGCGGACGGCCAGCATCGGGAAGATGATATTATGACAGTTGCCTCAACACACGAAAAGCAGCCTGATTCATTCATCCTTGGAGCGAGAACTTTCACCAGTGGGGTACCCCTGCGTAGCCGCATCGGAAATAGCAGTACTCGCTTGCTGTTCAAACATTTTTTTAAGTTGAATATATCCGACACACAGACAGGATTACGTGTCATTCCCCGGGCATTTGTTCCTGCGCTTCTCAAAATTCCTTATAACCGCTATGAATATGAGGCGGAGATGCTCCTAGTGGGTTCGCAAAATAAACTGAACATCCTCGAGGTGCCGATTGAGACCGTATACGAAGACAATAATTCTTCTTCGCATTTCAATCCCCTGATTGATTCGATGAAAATATATTTTATCTTGTTTCGATATGTAATTACCTCGATAGTAACAGCTCTAGTTGACTATGTTATATTCATACAAGTATATCCGTTCACGAAAAACGTATTTACAGCCACATTTATCTCCAGATTTTTCGCTCTGTTCATCAACTATCTATTGCTAAGAAACTATGTCTTTCATTCAAGACAATCGGCGAACGGGACATTTCCGAAATACGTTATGCTTGTGATCGTTTCCGGCATGGCATCATCCCTGCTCATCGAGTATATTGTGGGAATAATCGGCGCAAGCATCCTCTTCGCAAAGATAGTGGCAGAATTGTTGATTTACGGGTTCAATTTCTTGGCGCAAAAAACAATCGTCTTTAAATCAAATATCCATGAATAA
- a CDS encoding nucleotidyl transferase AbiEii/AbiGii toxin family protein — translation LQCELLDSIFKQNQSEKLSFIGGTAIRIVYSSKRFSEDLDFDNFGLTFTAFKKLLDAVIKDMATKGFEIEFRFIEKLAFHCYIKFPDLLFLNKISPLSSEKILIRVDAVEKGRFVEPDISILNRFNVYRKILVNSSSVILSQKILAILERKREKGRDFYDVSYLLGLTEPNYEYLQKSRGWDKSTVKEKLMARTKELDFKKLSSEVLPFLMKPEESDRVISFRQYIEQKL, via the coding sequence CCTACAATGCGAACTTCTGGATTCTATTTTCAAACAGAATCAAAGCGAAAAACTGTCATTCATCGGGGGCACGGCTATTCGAATAGTCTACAGCAGTAAAAGATTTTCCGAGGATCTGGATTTTGACAATTTTGGCCTGACATTCACTGCGTTCAAAAAACTGCTCGACGCTGTCATAAAAGACATGGCGACAAAGGGGTTCGAAATCGAATTTCGATTTATAGAAAAATTGGCTTTCCATTGCTATATAAAGTTTCCAGACTTGCTTTTTCTCAATAAAATCAGCCCCCTAAGTAGCGAGAAAATTCTAATCCGTGTTGACGCGGTAGAAAAGGGACGCTTTGTCGAACCGGATATTTCTATTCTGAACAGATTCAATGTCTATAGGAAAATCCTGGTGAATTCTTCGTCGGTCATACTTTCGCAAAAAATACTTGCCATCCTAGAAAGAAAGCGAGAGAAGGGTCGCGATTTTTACGATGTATCGTATCTGCTAGGCCTTACTGAACCTAACTACGAATATCTGCAAAAGAGTCGTGGCTGGGACAAGTCCACCGTCAAAGAAAAGCTCATGGCACGGACGAAGGAACTTGACTTCAAGAAACTTTCGAGCGAAGTCTTGCCTTTTCTCATGAAGCCAGAGGAATCCGATAGAGTCATCTCTTTCCGTCAATACATCGAGCAGAAGTTGTAA